The Phycisphaerae bacterium genome includes a window with the following:
- the ftsY gene encoding signal recognition particle-docking protein FtsY — protein MAIFSKTVQFFKDRLSKTRDKISSSLSQVLKLSRNIDDSLLDELEKTLISDDIGVETTDKLISDLRTAYGSKQIATTDDIIPFLKEHIKNYWPHQDRQLRMASTGPTVILIAGVNGSGKTTSIAKLAYVLSQNNKKVIVAACDTFRAAAVEQLSIWAERIGVQIVKHKSGADPAAVAFDACEAAVARGVDFLILDTAGRLHTQKDLMRELTKIRDIVARKIPGAPNEVLLILDATTGQNAIAQAKMFTQAIDVTGIFLAKLDGTARGGIVIAIKDQLDIPVKFVGLGEKPSDIAEFDPDTFTEALFA, from the coding sequence ATGGCAATCTTCTCTAAAACCGTCCAGTTTTTCAAAGACAGATTAAGCAAAACGCGGGATAAAATCAGCTCCTCCCTTTCGCAGGTTTTGAAACTAAGCAGAAATATCGATGACTCTCTGCTCGATGAGCTTGAAAAAACCCTAATCAGCGACGACATCGGCGTGGAAACTACCGACAAGCTCATATCAGACCTGCGGACGGCTTACGGCAGCAAACAAATCGCAACCACCGACGATATTATTCCCTTTCTCAAAGAGCATATCAAAAACTACTGGCCCCATCAGGATAGACAACTGCGAATGGCCTCGACCGGCCCTACGGTAATCTTAATCGCCGGCGTCAACGGCTCCGGCAAAACTACCAGTATTGCCAAACTTGCATACGTCTTAAGCCAGAACAATAAAAAAGTCATCGTCGCCGCCTGCGACACCTTCCGTGCCGCCGCGGTAGAGCAATTATCAATCTGGGCCGAGCGCATCGGCGTGCAAATCGTCAAACACAAAAGCGGAGCCGACCCAGCCGCCGTCGCCTTCGACGCCTGCGAAGCCGCCGTCGCAAGAGGCGTGGATTTTCTGATTTTAGATACCGCTGGCCGGCTGCATACGCAAAAAGACCTGATGAGAGAACTGACTAAAATCCGCGATATCGTCGCCCGCAAAATCCCCGGCGCACCCAATGAAGTCTTATTGATTCTCGACGCAACCACAGGCCAGAACGCAATCGCGCAGGCAAAAATGTTCACCCAGGCAATCGACGTTACAGGCATATTCCTCGCTAAGCTCGACGGCACCGCCCGCGGCGGAATCGTTATCGCCATCAAAGACCAGCTTGATATCCCCGTCAAATTCGTCGGCCTCGGCGAAAAACCATCCGACATCGCCGAATTCGACCCCGACACCTTCACCGAAGCATTATTCGCATAG
- the dnaA gene encoding chromosomal replication initiator protein DnaA, with product MATREVENIFADILERAKALDPVNTRTWFDKLTVLHLDGGSLEINCPDEATVQFLRDNCKGSFTRAAQQITGHLVAVDFSVEEKRSFLRRSRRREGGPNLHPDYTFDNFVVGPSNRLAHASCVAVSQSPGNTYNPLFLYGNAGLGKTHLLHAVCGETKRKSDKKVIQFVSCEDFVNRFIRAIEEGNLAGFQSQFRTVDMLVIDDIQFLREREQSQEEFFHTFNSIYSNGKQIILSADCPPSNIPSLEERLISRFNWGLVARIDAPSYETRVAIVQKKAHLRGLSISDEIAEYIARKVHANIRELEGALTTIYAVATTTGEQITLEMAQRALKGQIESAPRHINITDIIDVVTSHFDVRLADLQSKKRSQSIAEPRQICMYLARNLTKHSLEEIGGHLGGRDHTTVMHACSKIGEASNSDPQMHSLLNELTKQITQAPQA from the coding sequence TTGGCAACGAGGGAAGTTGAAAATATTTTCGCTGATATACTCGAACGAGCAAAAGCGCTTGACCCTGTCAATACCCGCACTTGGTTCGATAAGCTGACAGTTCTGCACCTGGACGGCGGCTCACTTGAGATTAACTGTCCTGATGAGGCCACGGTGCAGTTTTTACGCGATAACTGCAAAGGCAGTTTCACCCGCGCAGCCCAGCAGATAACAGGCCATCTTGTTGCGGTAGATTTCAGTGTCGAAGAGAAAAGAAGCTTTTTGCGCCGGTCCCGCCGGCGTGAGGGCGGACCTAACCTGCATCCCGATTATACGTTCGATAATTTCGTAGTAGGGCCGAGCAACCGCCTTGCCCACGCAAGCTGTGTCGCGGTAAGCCAGTCGCCGGGCAATACTTATAATCCGCTTTTTCTTTACGGCAACGCCGGTTTGGGCAAAACGCACCTTTTGCACGCTGTCTGCGGCGAAACCAAGCGGAAATCCGATAAGAAGGTAATTCAATTCGTAAGCTGCGAGGATTTTGTCAACAGGTTCATCAGGGCGATAGAAGAAGGAAACCTGGCGGGTTTTCAGAGCCAGTTTCGCACTGTTGATATGCTGGTTATAGATGATATTCAGTTTTTGCGTGAGCGGGAGCAAAGCCAGGAAGAATTTTTCCACACTTTTAACAGCATTTACAGCAACGGCAAACAAATCATACTCAGCGCCGACTGTCCGCCCAGCAATATTCCATCATTGGAAGAGCGGCTTATCAGCAGGTTTAACTGGGGACTGGTTGCGAGGATTGATGCGCCGAGCTATGAGACGAGAGTCGCAATCGTCCAGAAGAAAGCCCATCTTCGGGGCCTGAGTATCAGCGACGAAATAGCAGAATATATCGCCCGCAAGGTGCATGCAAATATCAGGGAACTGGAGGGGGCACTTACAACCATTTACGCTGTAGCGACCACTACCGGCGAGCAAATCACCTTAGAAATGGCCCAGAGGGCATTGAAGGGCCAAATTGAATCAGCTCCCCGACATATAAATATTACGGATATTATCGACGTGGTAACCTCTCATTTTGATGTTCGGCTCGCAGATTTGCAGAGCAAAAAGCGCAGCCAAAGTATAGCTGAGCCGCGTCAGATTTGTATGTATTTAGCGAGGAACCTGACGAAGCACAGCCTCGAGGAAATCGGCGGTCATTTGGGCGGCCGAGACCATACGACCGTTATGCACGCCTGCAGCAAGATAGGTGAGGCCAGCAACAGTGACCCCCAGATGCACTCACTTCTGAACGAACTGACAAAACAAATCACGCAAGCACCGCAAGCTTGA
- a CDS encoding ATP-binding protein, with product MKLVAFTVEKYRSITKAHKIKVGNKAILVGPNNEGKSNILRALVVAMDVLTMGRRLPLGARLSWRHRHYDWNRDFPIQLQKEQPNGESLIILEFDLSDDERNEFWKKIKSYVTGTLPVRISFNSKGEMKIRVLKQGKGGKALTAKHEEVCTFISEHIDFTHIPAIRTAESAQKVVENMVERELAKVEDNPDYIKALERVAKIQEPVLDLLSKTIKDTLVKFLPAVSNVRVGISSEERYRAMRRSCEIEVDDGTPTLLEYKGDGVQSLAALAIMRHASERGASGKNLVVAIEEPESHLHPSAIHELRAVLNELSEKHQVVVTTHCPLFVDKMNISSNIIVNNQRAQPATKVEDIRNILGVRASDNLRHAELVLLVEGHEDKVAMKALLSHASAKIKSAFDNQTLAIETLDGGTNLSYKASLITDALCLIHCFLDHDSCGKESFDKARIEGIMTDADVNFSTCEGMTEAEIEDLYDSNIYKKIVENVYGITLDTPKFHSAKKWSDRMRDVFVQQGKDWNDRVKQELKSKVAEMIEHNPTASLNEAKRSSFDALVRAIEVKLSQYSNRGHRKKSVS from the coding sequence ATGAAGCTCGTTGCTTTCACTGTTGAAAAATATAGGAGTATAACTAAAGCCCATAAGATCAAGGTGGGGAACAAGGCTATCTTAGTGGGTCCAAACAATGAAGGAAAATCTAACATTCTTCGAGCATTAGTTGTTGCGATGGATGTATTAACAATGGGGAGGCGTTTACCCCTAGGAGCAAGATTATCTTGGCGTCACCGCCATTATGATTGGAATAGGGATTTCCCGATACAGCTTCAGAAAGAACAACCTAATGGTGAGTCTTTAATTATATTGGAATTTGATTTGTCGGATGATGAAAGAAACGAGTTCTGGAAAAAAATTAAAAGTTATGTAACCGGAACACTTCCCGTACGGATATCTTTCAATTCGAAAGGCGAGATGAAGATTAGAGTTCTAAAACAGGGAAAGGGCGGAAAGGCATTGACTGCCAAGCATGAAGAAGTATGCACGTTCATTTCAGAACATATTGATTTTACTCATATTCCTGCCATACGAACAGCCGAGTCGGCACAGAAAGTCGTGGAGAATATGGTAGAACGTGAGCTGGCTAAAGTTGAGGATAATCCCGATTACATAAAAGCACTTGAGAGGGTGGCAAAGATTCAAGAGCCGGTACTAGATCTTCTCTCAAAAACTATAAAGGACACCCTCGTAAAGTTTTTGCCCGCTGTTTCCAATGTTCGCGTTGGAATATCTTCGGAAGAACGATATAGAGCAATGCGAAGATCTTGCGAGATAGAGGTTGATGATGGTACACCCACCCTTCTGGAATACAAAGGAGATGGAGTTCAAAGTCTTGCTGCGCTCGCAATAATGCGACACGCATCTGAGCGGGGGGCAAGTGGTAAAAACCTTGTCGTCGCCATCGAAGAACCAGAGTCACATCTTCATCCGTCAGCAATTCACGAACTCCGCGCCGTGTTAAATGAACTAAGCGAGAAACACCAAGTAGTCGTCACAACACACTGTCCATTGTTTGTAGACAAGATGAATATCTCCAGCAATATTATAGTTAACAATCAGAGAGCGCAGCCAGCAACAAAAGTTGAAGACATTCGAAATATTCTTGGTGTTCGTGCATCCGACAACCTCCGCCATGCAGAATTAGTTTTGCTTGTCGAAGGCCATGAAGATAAGGTTGCCATGAAGGCTCTTCTTTCCCACGCATCAGCTAAAATTAAATCAGCGTTTGACAACCAGACTCTTGCGATTGAAACATTGGACGGGGGAACAAACCTATCATACAAAGCCAGCTTGATAACTGATGCTCTGTGTCTCATCCATTGTTTTTTGGATCACGATAGTTGTGGTAAAGAATCCTTCGATAAAGCAAGAATAGAAGGAATTATGACTGATGCAGATGTAAATTTTTCAACTTGTGAAGGAATGACAGAGGCCGAGATTGAAGATCTTTACGATTCCAATATATACAAAAAGATCGTAGAGAACGTATATGGAATTACACTGGACACACCAAAATTCCATTCAGCAAAGAAATGGTCAGATAGAATGCGTGATGTATTTGTTCAACAGGGCAAGGATTGGAACGATCGTGTAAAGCAAGAATTGAAAAGTAAAGTGGCTGAGATGATAGAGCATAACCCAACAGCTTCTCTTAATGAGGCCAAGAGGAGTTCATTTGATGCCCTTGTCCGGGCCATTGAAGTAAAATTAAGCCAGTACAGTAACAGAGGTCATAGGAAAAAATCTGTAAGCTAA